TTTTTCCAAGTCCAAGTAACTTAGCCTCGTTTTCGGTAATGATAAAACCCGTTCCGTGTAGTTTTACGCCTGTCGAGCAAATCGACGCATTTGACTGAAGCGAAACTGCTCTTGTTAAGTCGCTACCGATCGTCAAATCCGAATTGATATCCCCATTGACTTGTTGCGTCTCTACGGTCGGTAAATCGGAATCTAAATCTGATTCCTTCGTTACTTTAAGAAGAATGCCTTGGTGCAGTCCCGCTGCAACGACGGTCATTGCTATGCGCACTGCAGCCGCATCTCGTGTCGCCTTCGTCCAAGGGTGGTCAGGAACAGCCATCAGCAAAGAGATTGGTTTCTTTGCTTTGAAATGTCTTTCCATGACGCGGCGTTGGAAAACCTGCGTAATGGAATTTGTCGTGACAAATCCAAATCGCTTCAAACGCGTTCCCTTGCGCGTCAGAATTTCGGCTGCATGATCCCACCAATACATGACGAAATCGGCGCTTTCGTTCATCTGCCGATGCGCCATCCAAAGCGCTTCAACATATTCATCACCAAGACGCTCCCTCAAATATTTTGCGCCGATGAACGGCGGATTGCCGACGATATAATCCGCCTCCGGCCATTCCGGCTGTTTCGGATTCTTATAACGCCAGATGGGTACGTCTTTGCCCTCGGCATCCTTGCGCGACAAAGGCTTGGCGTGCTCATCCCGCGCGAGCTCCTTGGAGCTCCAGGCCAGCACCGCATCGGTAACCTTGATCGTCTTGAAATCGCTTAGGATCGGTTCTTCCGGCGCGCCTTCCCGCGTGCGGAAATGCCATTGCAGATAGCCAATCCAAAGCACCAATTCGGTGATGGCCGCCGCGCGAGGATTAACCTCAAGCCCCAGAAACTGGTGCGGATCGATATTGTGACCTTGCAGCCAACGTAGAGCCTCCTGCTCCTGAAATTGCAGGCCAGCGAGCGCTTCGAGAACCTCTCCTTCAAGGCGCTTCAACAGTTCCAGCGATACGTAAAGGAAGTTGCCTGTGCCGCAGGCGGGGTCGAGGATGCGAAGGTCGCAAAGCTTCGCGTCAAACGCCTGTACAAGCGCAATGGCACCCTTCTTGTCGCCTTCGTTGCGCTTGGCCTCGGCTGCAGCTTGAACATTCGTCCATTCGGCCTTGAGAGGTTCGAGCACGGTCGCCGTCACAAGCCGTTCAACATAGGCACGCGGCGTATAATGTGCGCCAAGCTTACGCCGCTCCGCGGGGTCCAGGGCCTGTTCGAGCAAGGTACCAAAAATGGCCGGCTCGACCTGTTTCCAATTCGCTTTCGCAGCCTCGAAAAGCTCACCGATTTCCTCGCGCGGAAGCGGCAGAACACGGCGATCCTTGAAGAGGTAGCCGTTGAACCTCTTCACATTGGCTTCGAGCGCATAGGAGAAGCCGCCGGTGTCCATCGCCTCCCAGAGCTGTCCGACAAGACGCGGGAACAACTCTGGCTTGGCGATGCATTTTCCTAATAGCTCTTGGAAGCTGCCCGCTGGCAGAAGCTCGACATCTTCGGCAAACATCGTGAAGAGACAGCGCATGAGAAACAGCGCGACGGTCTCCGGGTCGTAAAGTTTCTTGCCGTCCGCGCCCTTCACCTCTTCGAGATGTTTCGAAACCTTGGCAAGGCGCTCCGCCACTTCGCGGGTGGCCTTGGCCGCGATCTTGGTCGGATCAAGCTTATGCGGATCGAGCCAGATCAGGCGCAATCTATCGCGGATCTCGTCCTGGCGGAGCTCCTCGAGATAGATGCGAAAGCCGCGTCGATCCGGAAATTGCGCGTAGTTTTTTCCCTGCCCGGAAAAATCCGCGAAAATCTCGAAACAATGGCCAACATCGCAAACGATGAGAAAAGGCGGCCATCCCTCGGACGTTGGAAGAGCCTTGGCGTAGTCCTCCGCCTGTTGCCGGGCATTGAGCATCAGCACGTCCCAGGCGCGGGACGGAGCGCGCCGGCCACGTGGCGTCGTCTCTTGAACCTCGGCTTCGAAAAGATTGCTCTGCTCGGCTTTCGTAGTGCCCGGCCGCCGGCTTTGCTTGGCTTCAAGCACGAAGGAGCCGCGCCTATAGAGGTCGATCCGGCCGAGCGAGGTCGTTCCATCTGTTTTGCGAAAGGTGACGGCGCGCTCGAACGCATAAGCATTCAGGCTTGAATCATAGGAGGCCTGATCCGGGCGCGGCACGCCCAAAACATCGCAAAGCTCGGCGAGGAAAAGCGCGTAATTCGCCCGCTCTTGTCCCCCGTCTCCGGCAGACCAGCGTCGGATGAATGCCTCAAGGTCGGCTGGCATGGGCGGCTTTGGAAATCGACGGTGTCATCTGCAAAGGAACCGGCAACAGCAAAAGGAACTGAACGTCAGGCCCAACCATGGCCGAAAATCAGCCGAGCGCAACCGTTTAGGCAGGTGCGACACTACTCCATAAAGCAGAAGGGGCGGCCTCATTGCTGAGACCGCCCTTTTGATTTCCTATGACGCCGGAGCTTAGTTCGGCACCTTCACCGGCTCGCTCGAAGGCGCAGGGGTCGGCGTCGTGTTGGAGGCCTTGTTGACCACGCCGCGCAGCAGATCCTCGGCCGCGATGAGCTGCTTGTCGTTCTTCGGATCCGGCGGCACATAGGCCTGCGAGCCATGCTCTTCTTCGTCGCCGTTCTTGAGGTGACCCTTGAGCGAGGCTTCGCCCTTCGTGTCGTCCTTGCCCTTCAGATCGTCCGGCACATCTTCGAGCACCACCTGATCGGGCTCGATGCCCTTCGCCTGGATCGACCGGCCGGACGGCGTGTAATAGCGCGCCGTCGTCAGCCGCACCGCGCCATTGTTCTGGCCGAGCGGGATGATCGTCTGCACCGAGCCTTTGCCGAAGCTCCGCGTGCCGATGATCGTCGCGCGCTTATGATCCTGCAGGGCGCCAGCCACGATTTCCGAGGCCGAGGCCGAACCGCCATTGATGAGAATGACGAGCGGCTTGCCCTTCGAAAGATCGCCCGGCCGCGCATTATAGCGCTGCGTCTCGTCGGCATTGCGACCGCGCGTCGAGACGATCTCGCCATGATCGAGGAAGGCGTTCGACACGGCGATCGACTGGTCAAGCAGACCGCCGGGATTGTTACGCAGATCGAGGATATAGCCCTTGAACTTGTCGGCCGGGATATCGCTCTGGAACTTCAGGATCGCGTTGCGCACGCCTTCGAACGTCTGCTCGTTGAACTGCGTGATGCGGATATAGCCGATATCGTCGCCTTCTTGATGCTCGCGCACCGATTTGATCTGGATGATCGCGCGGGTCAGCGTGATGTCCTGCGGCTCTTTCTTGTCCTTGTCGCCGCGCAAGATCTTGAGCTTCACCGAGGTGTTCACCGCGCCGCGCATCTTGTCGACAGCCTGGTTCAAGGTGAGGCCCTGAACGCTTTCATCGTCGATCGCGCTGATGATATCGCCGGAGAGAATGCCAGCCTTCGAGGCCGGGGTGTCGTCGATGGGGGCTACGACCTTGATGAGGCCGTCTTCCTGCGTGACTTCAATGCCGAGGCCGCCGAACTCGCCGCGGGTCTGCACCTGCATGTCGCGGAAGTTTTTCGAGTCCATATAGCTCGAATGCGGATCGAGCGAGGAGAGCATGCCGTTGATCGCCGCCTCGACGAGCTTTTGCTCATCCGGCTTCTCGACATAGTCGGAACGGATTTTTTCGAACACATCGCCGAAAAGATTGAGACTCCGATACGTGTCCGAGGCAGCCGCCCGCGCCGAACCTTCGGAAAAAACCTTCGTCTGCGTGCCGACCATGACGATCGACGCGCCCATGACGGCACCGAGCACAACAAGTGAAACCTTGCGCATCATCCGCGAACCCTTTGCATATCCGACTTAGCCCACCATGGGCCCGGATCAATTGCCGTCCCGTCTTTCCGAAACTCGACATAGAGAATGGGTTGTGCCGCGCCAATCGCAATAGCGGCGGCCGTCTTGGCCGAACCGTCACCCATCACCGCAACAGGCTCTCCAGCCAAGATAAATTGCCCGACATTCACGTTTATCCGATCCATGCCGGCAAGAACAATATAATAACCTTGTCCCGCATTGACGATCAAGAGTTGTCCATAAGTCCGGTAGGAACCGGCATAGGCAATCCAACCATCGCAAGGGGAAGCAACGACAGCTTGGGCGCGAGTCCCTAAAAAGAGACCCTTTTCCGTCCCCCCGAACCCGTCCGGCGCACCGAAACTCTTAATCGGATTGCCCGCAGCGGGGAGAGGAAGCATTCCTTTTGCATCAGCAAAAGCTATGGCAGGAGTAAGGCGCGCCGGGTCCTTGAAAGGCGAACCCTCTAATTTTTGTTTCCCGGGTTCGAGTTCGGCGGTTTTTTTGCGCGCCTCATCGGCGGCCCGGGCCGCTTCCGCCGCACGCGCCGCGGCGGCATCCTCGCTCTCCATTTTTGCGATCAAATCTTTGAGACTGGCGGCCTGCTTGGCGAGCTCCTGAGCGCGGTCGCGCTCGGCGCCAAGCGTCTGCTCGGCCGTGGAGAGCGCCTTTTGACGCGCATCGATCAAAGCGGCGAGGCGCTCATGCTCGCCTTTCAGCGATTTCGCTTCCTGCGCCAAGCCCTCGCGTTCAGCCGCAATCGACGCCCGCAATTTCACGAGATCCGACAGGTCCGAGGCCAAGGCCTCGGTCTCGGCCCGCATTTCCGGTAAAACCGCGCCGAGCAGCATCGAGGTGCGGATCGCTTGCAGCATATCTTCCGGCGCGACCAGCAAAGCCGGCGGCGGACGCCGCCCCATGCGCTGAAGCGAGGCGAGCACCTCTGCTATCACGGAACGCCGGCTTTCGAGCGACCGCCGAATGGCATCCTCGCTGCCGGCCAGAGTCGCGATGCGGGCTTCGGCATCACTCATCTTCTGCTCGCCGGCCGCGGCCTTTTGTGTGGTATCGAGAAGCGCCGCCGAAAGCCGCGCACGATCGTTGCGCATCGACTCGATATCGGCTTCGATTTTCCGGCGCTGCTCTTCGGAGGCGCCAAGCGTGTCTTCGATACCGTGCAGTTCGAGCTGGCGCGCGCCCAGATCCTTTGCCGGCGCGCCTTGCGAATGAGCTTCTTGAGCATTCGCGTCGGGCGGCGGAACACCGCCGGGCAGTTCGGTGCCGCGCAATACAGGATCGGCCGCGAGCGTCGAGGCGATACATAAAGGCAGCGCCGCCAGCCGGGCGCTTTTCAAAGCTGTGCCGAAAAAGCTCATCCGTCCTGCCGTCTGAATCGCCGAATCAGATTAGCAGCATGAAAGCGAAAGGGGCAGATTATTCCCGATGATACGGGTGGCCGGCGAGAATGGTCATGGCGCGATAGATTTGTTCGGCGGCCATGATGCGCACCAGTTGATGCGGCCAGGTCATGGCGCCGAAAGCGATAGAGCGCGTGGCCTCGGCCCGCAGCTCCGGCGCCAATCCGTCCGGACCGCCGATGACGAGGCCGATGGCGGGTGCGCCTTCATCGCGAAGGGTGCCGAGAAGCGCGGCGAAATCGGTGCTGCTCGACGCGCTGCCCCGCTCGTCGAAAAGAATCATCTTGGTTGAAGCAGGCATTTGCGCGCGCAGAAGCTTGGCTTCCTCGGTCTTGCGGTCTTCGGGGCGGCGCGCGCGGCTTTCCTCGATTTCGCGCAGATCGATCGTGCTGAAGCCGAGCGGCCGGCCAGCGGCTCCGGCACGCTCCAAATAGCGCGCAGCAAGATCACGCTCCGGACCAGCCTTCAGCCGTCCGACACTTACAAGCAGAAGACGCATCAGGCCAAAAGCCTTAGAGCATGATCATTACGCATGGCCTTGATCCGAAAAGTCTGCAACTTTTCGGGGTCATCGCTTTTCAACGCATGACCTTGATCCGAAAAGTCTGCAACTTTTCGGGGTCATGCTTAACCGACGAGGCGTTCGCCCGGCCGGTCCATGCCCCACATCTTCTCAAGATTGTAGAATTGTCGCACTTCCGGGCGGAAGATGTGGACGATGATATCGCCCCCATCGATCAGAACCCAGTCGCCATGCGGCAACCCTTCGACGCGCGGCGTCTGCGTCGCCTCGGCTTTGAAAGCCTTGATGACGCGGTCGGCGATCGCCGCCACATGCACGTTGGAACGGCCTGTCGCGATGATCATAGTATCGGCGAGGCTGGTTTTGCCGTGCAGATCGATAGAAACGATGTCTTCGGCTTTGGAATCGTCGAGACTCGTTTGCACCGCCTGCACGAGGGAAAGGCCATCAGATCCAATCGGACCAGGGCCCGGTTGAAGCGGCACCAAGGCAGCTTCACGTGAGGTCGTGGGTAACAGGGTGTCGATCCTCTTGACGCGCCGGTCATGCGGACCGGTACGGATGAAACATAGCGTGAATTGGCGAAAATTTCAAACGGCGCGAAGCCCAGCAGGGAAGATTGTGAAGCCTACGGCGGCCTGCGGTACCGCTGGCGCAAGAATTGCTGTTAATTGTTGCAACGGCGCCACATCTCACATTCCAGGCGGTTTCAGTGCGCTTTCGCGCCAATCATGGGCTTGAACGACCTTTTCCGGCGAGATCACCTGAAGCTGTCGTTCGGGTGCAAGCTTCGACGTGGCTTTCGCGATGATGAAAGCTTTGCATCGCGCCCGGGCCATGTGCGAATGGGCCGATTTCGCAAAGGCGGCGCCGCGCATGCGCGCCTTGCTCAAGGATATTGCGGGTCAGCTGCCGCCTTTCATGTTTCTGTCCGAGCCCGGCGTCACCTCGAAAGAGCAGCGCACCTGCTCGGAGCTTTGGATGCAGGACCGCCACGCCGCGAGCGTGGCCGAGCGCGATGCGCTTGCCTTCGATTTCGATCTCGCGCCCCGCGACAAGATCCGCATCGCCTATCTTTCGAATGATTTCCAGACGCACGCCACATCCATGCTGCTGATCGAGATGTTCGAAGCGCATGATCGGACGCGTTTCGAGCCGCATGCCTTTTCCTTTGGCGGCGACGATACCTCGAAAATGCGCCGCAGGCTTGAGGACACGTTCCACACGTTTCACGATGTTTCGGCTTTGAGCGATATCGAGACGGCCCATGCCATCCATGATGCCGGCATCGATATACTGATCGATCTCAAAGGCTATACGGCCGGTGCGCGCACGAATGTCATGATGCTGCATCCAGCGCCCGTTCAAGTGAACTACCTCGGATATCCCGGCACGCTCGGTGGCGATATTTGCGACTATATCATCACAGACTCCTATGTGACGCCGATCGCCACCGCCGCGGATTATTCGGAATCCTTCGCCTATATGCCGCATTCCTATCAGCCGCACGGGCGAACCGGCGAGATCGGCAATAAGCCGACGCGCGCTGAAGTGGGCCTGCCCGAAACGGGCTTCGTCTTCTGCTGTTTCAATCAAGCCTTCAAGATCACGCCGCCGGTCTTCGATCTCTGGTGCCGTCTGCTTGAAGAGACGCCTGGCAGCGTCTTGTGGCTGCTGCACGCCAAACACGCGGAAGGCAATCTGCGCGCCGAGGCCTTCGCGCGCGGCATTGGCGCCGAGCGTCTCATCTTCGCGCCCGACATGGGCCAAACCGCACATCTCGGCCGCCTGCAGCTCGCCGATCTCGTGCTCGATACCGCGCCCTATGGCGCGCATACGACGGCGAGCGATGCGCTCTGGGCCGGCGTGCCGGTCGTGACCTGCGCGGGTGACACCTTTCCGTCGCGCGTCGCAGGCAGCCTGTTGCACGCGGTCGGCCTTTCGGAACTGATCGCCGCCAATACGGAAGATTATGTGACCATCGCTTCCGTGCTGGCGCACGAGCCCGAACGGCTGGCCAAGCTGAAGGCGAGACTCGGAGGCACCCGCCTAACCGCGCCGCTCTTCGATGTCGCCGCCTACACGCGGGCGATCGAAGATCTTTACGAGACCATGTGGCGCCGCCGCCAGCTCGGCGTCGGCCACGGCCACAGGGCGATCTGGGCGTCGACGAGTTAGAGTTCGCTGTCCATTCGGAACCGAACTAGTACGAAACGGTTGAGGCTGTATGGAAACACCTCTCCCACTGCCTCCCTCGCGCCCAAAGACTGTCTTGATCGTCGAAGACGATGGGCTGCAGCGCTTTTTTCTGACCGATATGCTGGAAGACCAAGGCATGCGGGTGCTTCAGGCAGCCAATGCGCTTGAGGCAATCAAGCAGATTGAGACGCATCCCGAAATTCAATTGCTTTTTACCGATATTCAATTGGCAGGCGAGATCGACGGGCTCGATCTGCTGCGGATCGTGCATCTGCGCTGGCCGCATGTTTCCCTGTTAACGACGTCGGGCCGGCTTCATCCCCATTATGCGGAATTGCCGAGCGAAGCGCGCTTTATCTCCAAGCCCGTCCAAGAAGGCGAAATGCTGAAAGAGATGAATGCGCTTTTGACCAATCTGACCTACCCGTCAGGCTGGTGAAGCTACTTCCCGCCTTCCCTTAACGCGGTCGATGACAGCGGCGAGCGCGGCCCGTGCAAAAACACGAAGGTCGGTGGCGAGGCCAAAGGCAGAAGCGCCGCGTCGCTTTCCTCCAAACGGCAGCCTTCAAATGCTTTCGCGGCTTGCGAATGCGCGGCCTTCAAGGTCGAACCCGGCCTATCGATGATCGCGAGGGGCACGAGATCGGCGATGTCGCGCCAGCGTTTCCAATGATGGAAACCAATGAAATTATCCGCGCCCATCAGCCAGACGAAATGGCAGGTGGGCGCGCGGCGTTTGAGATAAGCGATCGTATCATAGGTGTAGCGCGTGCCGATCCTGGCCTCGACATCGCTCACCGCGATCTTCGGATGATGCGCGAGCTTGCGCGCCGCCGCGACACGCTCTTCGAGCGGCGCGAGATGGCGCGTGTCCTTTAGCGGGTTTCCGGGCGAGACGAGCCACCAGACGCGGTCGAGCCCCAAGCGCTTCAAGGCCAAGAGGCTTGCCGCACGGTGGCCCTCATGCGGCGGATCGAAACTGCCGCCGAAGAGGCCGATCTTCTGACCCGGCGCATGAGGCGGCAGCCGGACCGGCCCAACACTCGTCACGAGAGCGCTGTCACGGACGGATCTGCCCCGTGCCATGCACCCGATATTTGAATGTGGTCAATTGTTCCAGACCTATCGGACCCCGCGCATGCATCCGGCCCGTCGCGATGCCGATCTCGGCGCCGAAGCCGAATTCGCCGCCATCGGCGAATTGCGTCGAGGCATTGTGCAGCACGATAGCGGAATCGACCTCGGCCAGAAAGCGTTCGGCCGCCCAATGGTTTTCGGTGATGATGCAATCGGTATGATGCGAGCCATAGGTCTCGATATGATGGATCGCGCCATTGACCCCATCGACGACGGCGACGCTGACGATGGCGTCGAGATATTCGGTGTGCCAATCGGCTTCCGTCGCCGGCACCACGCGTGCATCGGCTTCCAGCGTTTCCGCGTCGCCGCGCACTTCGCATCCGGCGTCGATGAGCATCTTCACCAAAGGCGCCAGATGCGTCTCGGCGCAGGCGCGATCGACGAGCAGCGTCTCCGCCGCGCCGCAGACGCCGGTGCGCCGCATCTTCGAATTGAGCACGATGGTCTCGGCCTTGGCGAGATCGGCGTCGGCGTGCACGAAAATATGCACGAGCCCTTCGAGATGCGCGAAGACCGGCACGCGGGCATCGGCCTGTA
The Methyloferula stellata AR4 DNA segment above includes these coding regions:
- a CDS encoding DNA methyltransferase, translating into MPADLEAFIRRWSAGDGGQERANYALFLAELCDVLGVPRPDQASYDSSLNAYAFERAVTFRKTDGTTSLGRIDLYRRGSFVLEAKQSRRPGTTKAEQSNLFEAEVQETTPRGRRAPSRAWDVLMLNARQQAEDYAKALPTSEGWPPFLIVCDVGHCFEIFADFSGQGKNYAQFPDRRGFRIYLEELRQDEIRDRLRLIWLDPHKLDPTKIAAKATREVAERLAKVSKHLEEVKGADGKKLYDPETVALFLMRCLFTMFAEDVELLPAGSFQELLGKCIAKPELFPRLVGQLWEAMDTGGFSYALEANVKRFNGYLFKDRRVLPLPREEIGELFEAAKANWKQVEPAIFGTLLEQALDPAERRKLGAHYTPRAYVERLVTATVLEPLKAEWTNVQAAAEAKRNEGDKKGAIALVQAFDAKLCDLRILDPACGTGNFLYVSLELLKRLEGEVLEALAGLQFQEQEALRWLQGHNIDPHQFLGLEVNPRAAAITELVLWIGYLQWHFRTREGAPEEPILSDFKTIKVTDAVLAWSSKELARDEHAKPLSRKDAEGKDVPIWRYKNPKQPEWPEADYIVGNPPFIGAKYLRERLGDEYVEALWMAHRQMNESADFVMYWWDHAAEILTRKGTRLKRFGFVTTNSITQVFQRRVMERHFKAKKPISLLMAVPDHPWTKATRDAAAVRIAMTVVAAGLHQGILLKVTKESDLDSDLPTVETQQVNGDINSDLTIGSDLTRAVSLQSNASICSTGVKLHGTGFIITENEAKLLGLGKRTNLANHIKAYRNGKDIIARPRQAMVIDLLGLHAEEVRTRYPEIYQHLLANVKPERDKNNRESYRQNWWIFGEPRKEFRPALNGICRYIVSAVIAKHRLFQFLDSSIIPDVRLVCFALEDSFFLAVLSSRIHLRWAAATGATLEDRPTYITSRCFDPFPFPDTPESLKIRIRETAEELDALRKQVQAEHPGLTLTQIYNVLEKLRASQPLNAEDEEIKAKGLVLILRELHDRIDHLVAEAYGWPANLSDDEILAKLVALNAERAAEEKRGLIRWLRPEYQIPRAGLPAQQAAAEEQLEAPLVAAAEKLQKPSFPANDLERAATVFAALMEANEPLDARAIARTFKQGAKAEPAITRVLASLARLGHVQSGEGGTFALRRSI
- a CDS encoding S41 family peptidase, translating into MMRKVSLVVLGAVMGASIVMVGTQTKVFSEGSARAAASDTYRSLNLFGDVFEKIRSDYVEKPDEQKLVEAAINGMLSSLDPHSSYMDSKNFRDMQVQTRGEFGGLGIEVTQEDGLIKVVAPIDDTPASKAGILSGDIISAIDDESVQGLTLNQAVDKMRGAVNTSVKLKILRGDKDKKEPQDITLTRAIIQIKSVREHQEGDDIGYIRITQFNEQTFEGVRNAILKFQSDIPADKFKGYILDLRNNPGGLLDQSIAVSNAFLDHGEIVSTRGRNADETQRYNARPGDLSKGKPLVILINGGSASASEIVAGALQDHKRATIIGTRSFGKGSVQTIIPLGQNNGAVRLTTARYYTPSGRSIQAKGIEPDQVVLEDVPDDLKGKDDTKGEASLKGHLKNGDEEEHGSQAYVPPDPKNDKQLIAAEDLLRGVVNKASNTTPTPAPSSEPVKVPN
- a CDS encoding murein hydrolase activator EnvC family protein encodes the protein MSFFGTALKSARLAALPLCIASTLAADPVLRGTELPGGVPPPDANAQEAHSQGAPAKDLGARQLELHGIEDTLGASEEQRRKIEADIESMRNDRARLSAALLDTTQKAAAGEQKMSDAEARIATLAGSEDAIRRSLESRRSVIAEVLASLQRMGRRPPPALLVAPEDMLQAIRTSMLLGAVLPEMRAETEALASDLSDLVKLRASIAAEREGLAQEAKSLKGEHERLAALIDARQKALSTAEQTLGAERDRAQELAKQAASLKDLIAKMESEDAAAARAAEAARAADEARKKTAELEPGKQKLEGSPFKDPARLTPAIAFADAKGMLPLPAAGNPIKSFGAPDGFGGTEKGLFLGTRAQAVVASPCDGWIAYAGSYRTYGQLLIVNAGQGYYIVLAGMDRINVNVGQFILAGEPVAVMGDGSAKTAAAIAIGAAQPILYVEFRKDGTAIDPGPWWAKSDMQRVRG
- the rlmH gene encoding 23S rRNA (pseudouridine(1915)-N(3))-methyltransferase RlmH yields the protein MRLLLVSVGRLKAGPERDLAARYLERAGAAGRPLGFSTIDLREIEESRARRPEDRKTEEAKLLRAQMPASTKMILFDERGSASSSTDFAALLGTLRDEGAPAIGLVIGGPDGLAPELRAEATRSIAFGAMTWPHQLVRIMAAEQIYRAMTILAGHPYHRE
- the rsfS gene encoding ribosome silencing factor, which codes for MVPLQPGPGPIGSDGLSLVQAVQTSLDDSKAEDIVSIDLHGKTSLADTMIIATGRSNVHVAAIADRVIKAFKAEATQTPRVEGLPHGDWVLIDGGDIIVHIFRPEVRQFYNLEKMWGMDRPGERLVG
- a CDS encoding UDP-N-acetylglucosamine-peptide N-acetylglucosaminyltransferase; translated protein: MKALHRARAMCEWADFAKAAPRMRALLKDIAGQLPPFMFLSEPGVTSKEQRTCSELWMQDRHAASVAERDALAFDFDLAPRDKIRIAYLSNDFQTHATSMLLIEMFEAHDRTRFEPHAFSFGGDDTSKMRRRLEDTFHTFHDVSALSDIETAHAIHDAGIDILIDLKGYTAGARTNVMMLHPAPVQVNYLGYPGTLGGDICDYIITDSYVTPIATAADYSESFAYMPHSYQPHGRTGEIGNKPTRAEVGLPETGFVFCCFNQAFKITPPVFDLWCRLLEETPGSVLWLLHAKHAEGNLRAEAFARGIGAERLIFAPDMGQTAHLGRLQLADLVLDTAPYGAHTTASDALWAGVPVVTCAGDTFPSRVAGSLLHAVGLSELIAANTEDYVTIASVLAHEPERLAKLKARLGGTRLTAPLFDVAAYTRAIEDLYETMWRRRQLGVGHGHRAIWASTS
- a CDS encoding response regulator, with product MIVEDDGLQRFFLTDMLEDQGMRVLQAANALEAIKQIETHPEIQLLFTDIQLAGEIDGLDLLRIVHLRWPHVSLLTTSGRLHPHYAELPSEARFISKPVQEGEMLKEMNALLTNLTYPSGW
- a CDS encoding nicotinate-nucleotide adenylyltransferase encodes the protein MARGRSVRDSALVTSVGPVRLPPHAPGQKIGLFGGSFDPPHEGHRAASLLALKRLGLDRVWWLVSPGNPLKDTRHLAPLEERVAAARKLAHHPKIAVSDVEARIGTRYTYDTIAYLKRRAPTCHFVWLMGADNFIGFHHWKRWRDIADLVPLAIIDRPGSTLKAAHSQAAKAFEGCRLEESDAALLPLASPPTFVFLHGPRSPLSSTALREGGK